A genomic window from Candidatus Pelagisphaera phototrophica includes:
- a CDS encoding DUF455 family protein, which yields MPIQLQDFAKQVLFGETLEEKLSFPRSEIIDTLPGSPIKTPRKLSRPHHLRLHEDGVKPSHPSNAKLVDERERGRLLHFFGNHELLATELMALVLLKFPEAPSSFRLGVLETLKEEQIHTQLYIHRMKQCGVEFGELPLSDYFWKSVSSMEDPLDYVTRLSLTFEQANLDYSFEYKKTFESVGDDVTAGLLDRIYRDEIQHVGFGLKWFRRWKDSGRTDWEVFRKRLVFPLSPSRAKGSCYNIDGRIQAGLDDAFISDLQVFHQSRGRTPSVLWFNPDAERYAAEDPANELSMERTQLQDDLEILPLFYSRQDDILLMSTPPEKEHLRNIQNSGFTLPEILIHGDKKAAPTIPRKIGQLRPWSWTPDSLAFFRNTFVSLTRPIQLGTLWNASIRDLFSKKWSAQWGKQIARETEEDEWIAPTEVYGEPVADLETLNTVRGTLKALGYENVVCKAPFGTAANGNRCIFANEILGASTLAWLCKRWKDQGYVIVEPWLDRVFDFSVQLEVETDKARTIAFTRLLNNHRGQFKGVVTSSFCQGVAPEITRFLMEPKEGKPRVYHFYETLVISRLFSEMRNSGYIGPLGIDAFVYRSPMGTLRLKTIVEINSRMTMGRIGYELSKRNAARSVGLFQILTRSQLSKTDTSSFIDYSRQLMAQYPTVLTKETNPRLVSSSSPLNDPYTAKKFLAVYHVREKLSQLPI from the coding sequence ATTTTGCGAAACAGGTCCTGTTCGGCGAGACGTTGGAAGAAAAACTGAGTTTTCCGCGTAGCGAAATCATAGATACTCTACCTGGCAGTCCGATCAAGACTCCGCGTAAGTTGTCCCGGCCTCACCATTTGAGGCTCCACGAAGATGGCGTTAAACCGAGCCACCCCAGTAACGCCAAACTCGTAGATGAAAGGGAACGAGGCCGCCTTCTCCACTTTTTCGGCAATCACGAGTTACTTGCAACCGAGCTCATGGCTTTGGTTTTACTCAAGTTTCCCGAGGCTCCTTCCAGCTTCCGACTCGGCGTCCTCGAAACATTAAAAGAAGAGCAAATCCACACGCAGCTCTACATTCATCGCATGAAGCAGTGTGGGGTGGAATTTGGCGAACTTCCGCTAAGCGACTACTTTTGGAAAAGTGTGTCTTCCATGGAGGATCCTTTGGATTACGTGACCCGACTTTCGCTTACTTTCGAACAAGCCAATCTGGACTACTCCTTTGAGTACAAAAAAACTTTCGAATCCGTGGGAGACGATGTGACCGCCGGTCTTCTCGATCGAATTTACCGCGACGAGATTCAACATGTCGGTTTTGGATTGAAATGGTTTCGACGCTGGAAAGATTCCGGGAGGACCGACTGGGAGGTCTTTCGAAAGCGACTTGTCTTTCCGCTATCCCCCTCTAGGGCCAAAGGCAGTTGTTACAACATTGACGGCAGAATTCAAGCGGGTCTCGACGATGCATTCATCAGCGACCTGCAAGTTTTTCACCAATCGAGAGGAAGGACCCCATCCGTACTTTGGTTTAATCCAGATGCGGAGCGCTACGCTGCCGAAGACCCCGCCAACGAACTTTCAATGGAGCGAACTCAACTACAAGATGATTTGGAAATCCTACCTCTTTTCTATTCTCGCCAGGACGACATTCTCCTAATGTCCACACCTCCAGAAAAAGAGCATCTGCGTAATATTCAAAATTCGGGCTTTACCCTACCGGAGATTTTAATCCATGGAGATAAAAAAGCCGCCCCGACCATTCCTCGAAAAATCGGCCAGCTTCGACCATGGAGTTGGACCCCCGACAGCCTTGCCTTTTTCCGCAATACATTTGTATCCCTCACACGTCCTATTCAATTGGGTACTTTATGGAACGCTTCTATTCGCGATTTGTTCTCCAAGAAATGGAGTGCCCAATGGGGCAAGCAAATTGCGCGAGAGACTGAAGAGGACGAATGGATCGCTCCAACTGAAGTCTATGGAGAGCCCGTGGCCGATCTAGAAACCCTGAATACGGTTCGCGGCACATTAAAGGCCCTGGGATATGAAAACGTGGTTTGCAAAGCTCCATTCGGAACAGCCGCGAACGGGAATCGCTGCATTTTTGCCAATGAAATTCTGGGAGCAAGCACACTCGCATGGCTTTGCAAGCGCTGGAAAGATCAAGGCTACGTAATCGTTGAGCCATGGCTTGATCGGGTATTTGACTTTTCAGTTCAGCTTGAAGTGGAGACCGACAAAGCGAGGACCATTGCATTTACACGTTTGCTAAACAACCACCGTGGCCAATTCAAAGGTGTGGTCACTTCTAGTTTCTGCCAGGGGGTAGCTCCGGAGATAACGCGTTTTCTCATGGAGCCAAAAGAAGGAAAACCAAGGGTGTACCACTTCTACGAAACGCTGGTCATCTCCCGCCTTTTCTCGGAAATGCGCAATTCTGGATACATCGGTCCCCTCGGAATAGATGCGTTCGTTTATCGTTCCCCAATGGGTACGCTCCGACTTAAGACAATTGTTGAGATAAATTCGCGCATGACGATGGGTCGTATCGGGTACGAGCTAAGTAAGCGAAATGCCGCTCGATCCGTTGGCTTGTTTCAAATCCTAACTCGCTCCCAGTTATCCAAAACGGATACCTCTTCTTTCATCGATTACAGCCGGCAATTGATGGCCCAATACCCTACCGTCTTGACCAAGGAAACCAATCCACGCCTTGTTTCGAGCTCCAGTCCGTTGAACGACCCGTACACAGCGAAGAAATTCCTAGCAGTCTATCACGTCCGCGAAAAACTCAGCCAGCTCCCAATCTAG
- a CDS encoding VPDSG-CTERM sorting domain-containing protein has translation MKLYANLLKISLLLSLLPASASAALIFNIDTFTNDELTIGIPEGLATLDATANPPTGIQASFLWLMDASDENWDYIVGTVDTVEFSGAIGGQSPTNVTYQDNYGGMGDGLLIQFSEALSAGDTVTSAISITWSGTDVFVPSEISSLILTWGFDRDEGGYPFGDPQGTTSTSGVPGTGSTAVPDTGSTAALLGAGVAALAFARRELG, from the coding sequence ATGAAACTTTACGCGAATCTGCTCAAAATCAGTCTCCTGTTGTCACTTCTCCCTGCTTCGGCATCGGCAGCTTTGATTTTTAACATCGATACATTCACCAATGATGAATTAACCATCGGTATTCCTGAAGGGCTTGCTACCCTAGATGCAACAGCTAATCCTCCAACGGGCATCCAAGCCAGTTTCCTTTGGCTAATGGATGCTAGTGACGAAAACTGGGACTACATAGTTGGCACAGTCGACACCGTTGAGTTTAGCGGAGCAATTGGTGGACAATCCCCCACTAATGTGACTTATCAAGACAACTACGGAGGCATGGGTGACGGTTTATTAATTCAGTTCAGCGAAGCGCTGTCAGCTGGAGATACGGTTACTTCTGCAATCTCAATTACATGGTCAGGAACCGATGTATTTGTTCCATCGGAAATTTCATCGTTGATATTAACGTGGGGATTTGACAGAGATGAGGGAGGTTATCCTTTTGGCGATCCTCAGGGTACGACATCTACATCAGGCGTCCCTGGCACAGGCTCAACAGCCGTCCCCGACACAGGCTCCACAGCAGCCCTTCTAGGAGCTGGGGTAGCGGCTCTAGCCTTTGCTAGACGCGAGCTGGGGTAA
- a CDS encoding tetratricopeptide repeat protein, producing MLRLLFLALPLCIQFSVAGRSPEQVAEWLEESSWSTAAQYSLGSAYMLGDGVPEDKPEGFKWFKKAAEEGSAENYWRLGICYDEGQGVAKNPEEAFKCFEKAANKGHLSSQVRIGLSYIEGKGVEQDGQKGYAWLFVAAANGWEGGENLEKSLEEYLEGKEIKEAQELAQQMMKANADLAGDNSIPPTEDDQPPSEERVALVREGAERGHVDSMFLMGVLYRDGWGVDKDSEQAALWFNLAARQGDGSSAFCLSLMYLYGGGIEQDRVVANVWATVAFAKRIEGAGEILTMLNEELTEEEIDQSIQILTKINKDHPEMLGG from the coding sequence GTGTTGCGTCTCCTATTCCTTGCTCTCCCCCTTTGTATTCAGTTTTCAGTAGCGGGAAGGAGTCCAGAGCAAGTTGCCGAGTGGCTTGAGGAAAGCTCTTGGTCAACGGCTGCACAGTACAGCCTCGGTAGTGCTTACATGTTAGGTGATGGCGTCCCTGAAGATAAACCTGAGGGATTTAAATGGTTTAAAAAAGCAGCAGAGGAAGGAAGTGCCGAGAATTATTGGAGACTTGGTATCTGTTATGATGAGGGACAGGGCGTAGCCAAGAATCCTGAGGAAGCTTTTAAGTGCTTTGAGAAAGCTGCAAACAAAGGCCACCTATCAAGCCAAGTGCGGATAGGCCTAAGCTATATTGAGGGCAAGGGCGTAGAGCAAGATGGCCAAAAGGGGTATGCGTGGCTTTTTGTCGCTGCTGCCAATGGTTGGGAAGGTGGTGAGAACTTGGAAAAATCTTTAGAGGAGTACTTAGAAGGTAAGGAAATTAAGGAGGCACAGGAACTAGCCCAACAGATGATGAAGGCCAATGCCGATCTGGCTGGAGATAATTCCATTCCGCCGACAGAAGACGACCAGCCGCCATCAGAAGAGAGAGTAGCCTTAGTCAGAGAAGGTGCTGAGAGAGGCCACGTTGATTCAATGTTTTTGATGGGGGTTTTATACCGAGATGGCTGGGGAGTTGATAAAGACAGTGAGCAAGCTGCTCTTTGGTTCAACCTAGCCGCTAGGCAGGGAGATGGCAGCTCTGCTTTTTGTCTATCACTGATGTACCTGTACGGCGGGGGGATAGAACAGGATAGAGTTGTTGCAAATGTCTGGGCCACCGTCGCCTTTGCTAAACGCATTGAAGGTGCGGGGGAGATTTTAACTATGCTAAACGAGGAACTGACCGAGGAAGAGATCGATCAGTCGATACAGATACTCACTAAGATTAACAAGGATCACCCAGAGATGTTGGGAGGGTAG